The Nicotiana tomentosiformis chromosome 2, ASM39032v3, whole genome shotgun sequence genome includes the window cttgagtagaaaggctgtgagtatgggcagtcttgtgtatattccggttggtgagaggccattagctacaggtgttcagactttggctaatcaattcgtgaggttagatatttcagaacccagtcgggttctagcttgcacagtcgctcggtcttctttatatgagcgcattagagagaggcagtatgatgatcctcacttacttgtccttaaggacacgatatggcacggtgatgccaaacaggttgctgtgggggaataTAGGGTTCTGCGAATAcaaggtcatatttgtgtgcctaatgtggatggacttcatgaattaattcttgaagaagcacacagtttcatgtattctattcatccaggtaacgctaaaatgtatcaagatttgcggcaacattattggtggaggagaatgaaaagggATATAGTTGTATACGCATCTCGGTgtatgaattgtcagcaagttaagtacgagcatcagaggcctggtttgcttcagaagttagaaattcctgagtagaagtgggagcgtatcactatggattttgttgttgggctcccacggacccaAAGAAAATTTGAcacaatttgggtcattgtggacaggttgaccaagtcagcacatttcattccagtggcagttacctattcttcagaaaggttggctgaaatttatattcgtgagattgttcgccttcacggtgtgcccttgtctattatttcagatcgaggtacgcagtttacctcacatttctggagggctgtacaacatgagttaggcacgtgggtggagttgagtatagcatttcattcacaaacagacggacagtcagagcgcactattcagatattggaagatatgctccgcgcttgtgttatagactttggaggttcttgggatcatttcttgccacctgcggagtttgcttataataatagctaccagtcgagcattcggatggctccatatgaggcattatacagaaggtgatgccgatcgccagttggttggtttgaaccgggagaggctcggttgttaggtaccaatttggtacaggattccttggataaggtcaagattattcaggaccaacttcgcacagctcagtctaggaaaaagagttatgccgactgtaaagttcgtgatattgcattcatggttggagaaagaatattgctccgagtttcacctatgaaaggtgtaatgaggttcggaaagaagggcaagttgagccctaggtatatcggaccctctGAAATTCTgaaaagggtgggtgaagtagcctacaggcttgcattaccacttagtttatcagcggttcatccggtgttccatgtgtctatgctccggaaatatcatggtgatccgtcccatgtgttatatCCATCCCATCCgcacgagcaagtttgtatgatgttttaggacttctgtgcatgtttggtttggagcccccgagggctcgggtgagtttcggataggctacaggatgttttggactttgaaaatctggtattttgctgcagcaggtgttctggcatgtcctttttcgcattcgcgaaggtactctcgcaaatgcgaagagtaaactgggcagctggagttttcttcttcgcgaacgcaaaggcttggtcgcgaacgcgaagcgatgggggcattacccttcgcgaacgcgaccagctcctcacgaacgcgtagtgttaggaaCACCTGGGGAGGGGTTGATcattccttcagcgcgaacgcaAGCTATTCCTCACGAAGGAGGACTCgtgaacgcgacaggcccttcgcgaatgcgaagaaggcacCCCTGTGACTTTAAACAGAACCAAAAAcaggatttttcccattttttcacaaaccctcaattataactcggcttaggggcgatttcaaaggagtttttcataatttcaaactgggtaagtgttctttatcatatagtgattgtatttcataaatctaagcctatattcatcatttatttcggatttagatggaagaaattggaatttttgtaaaactttccaaaaacgaaaaattaagaatttgaaggtccatttgatatcggaattggacaaatttggtatggttgaactcgtatcgtaacgggtgttcggatttcgtgagtgtctccgggatttgagacgtgagtcccactgtcgaatattttgaTGAGTTTCAGATTTTATTCGGAAaatgtgtaaattcatatggaattaattcctatgattagtattgaatatattgaattgtttatgaatagatttgaagcttttggagagaaatttaaaaggaaaagttgtggttgaataattgattggaattcacaaagcgaggtaagtgtcgtggttaaccttgacttgagggaatagaacccttaaattatttataatgtgaattgcatgtgaatgacgtataggcgtggtgacgagtgtctatacgtcatcaaattaattgttttcctgcttacttgaaaaatcataaattgttttaaatcataaattaattattataataattatttctctcctattctttgtcaaatattatttcttgaactcctgcattaattgttacatgctatttgaattatgtgttttaattgttatttgacatttagaatattaaatattaaactgcctattttctccctgatttccataataatttgctatttgaccttgtttgtttcataattaaatcataattattgtatgcttgttgtcttataattttatatcacTTGTTGCAATTatttgggaaatttcttctataagaattggtaaatgaatatgttggaggagcgggttgcacgccgcaacagaattgattataatgaatatattggaggatcgggttgcacgccgcaacagtctTATTAaatgtccatattggaggatcgggttgcatgccgcaacagacttattaaaagttcatattggaggatcgggttgcacgccgcaacagacttatttaaaagtcgacatacatatatatatattgggggatcgggttgcacgccgcaatagacttgattaaaatgaatatattggaggagcgggttgcacgccacaacagaaccgaatgtgaatatattttgagagcgggttgcacggtacaacagaattgaatgtgaatatattgtaagagcgggttacacgctgcaacagaattgatggaaatgataattgattatgactactGTATTGACTTCAATTataataaatgagttacctgatttatttatattatttgtggttgttattaatactgcgtacaggttaatgtaagtgatccgccttagcctcgtcactacttcgtcgaagttaggctcagcacttaccagtacatggggtcggttgtactgatactacactctgtacttcttgggtagattttggagttggtcccagcggcgtaccgtagacttgctcggatttcagctattcagaggagacttgaggtataactgcacgacgttcgcagttctgaagtccccgtctactttactttagctgtgtgtttgtttccagacagctttattttattcaaacctttatttgtatttattctagaagctcgtgcataccaattctgggataatatttagacaccgttgatttgatggattatttcactatatttcaaactttgcttccgcatttgtttccttgttaataataaatttaaaattgttttaaaaataattaatattattctaacgttggcttgcctagcaagtttaatattaggcgtcatcacggtccgaaggtgggaatttcggatcgtgacacacacacacacacattgcacatgattCAATCAAGACGGTTatgttcaactctcaagtcaagcaagcacatATAGTTGAAAAAATTTAAGCAATAATACACTAGGTGACATACAAGTCAAACAACTCAGAACATGCATCATAGAGTAggctatttattttacttaggtatcacaattcaaatcaaatgtaTGAGAAGACAGAGCGCATGACATAGCCTAATGTGCCAGCACCAAATATGTCAACGGGTATTTTAGAGCAACTCAATTTTCTTcctatcctactcctaaaaatataaaatcaaaatatctggttcatgctacacccttggaaaataACCGGTGTCCAAAGAAAAACCGAGGGAAttactacctaactatcctaaaaaacaaaagaaaatctttttagtATATTCAATCGGACCTTAATCTCTAAAGAAAGCTATCCAAGAGattcatcgtcgggaaaagtccgagCTTTCTAAATTATGTTTCCTGATTTTTCTCTAGTTTCATTTTTTTTGAAGCACTGTCTACTACTTCAAACTAGACTACTACTATCTACGGGTTATAAAAAAATGAGAAATTTGTTATACAATCACACTCAGAAAGTaattcccccaccccacacttattaCATGCATTGTCCTCGTTGCATGATCACAGAGAAAAATATTATGAGAAATACTCCCTGAGACCCTCTAGGGCCTAGCTAGCACATGATACTCAATAATAAGGGTCGGGACGACCCCACACTTAAGCTCAAACATACTCCTCAGCTTCAACttcgggtactcagacttcccctaatctacaaaataaaataaaaaacataacataacacttaaaaataaaaatacaaataaacGAAAATAAatgctgggttgcctcccaacaaggcCTTATTTATAGTCATGGCATGACTATGCTACTCTGCTTAGACTGGGCGCTTTCGCTTCTTCTTTCTCCCATGAAGTCTGGCCTTTTTGCACGCTCTAGGAAGGTCTCCTCTTTCATCTCTGGCAGTCATCTTTACACACTCAGCTTGCAACATCACCTCCTCTAACTCAGTTTTTCCATCTGGATCACTACAGTTCACATAAGGGCTCTGCTCTATCCCCTTCGATTCCATCACAGTAATCATGCACAAGTCCTAATAATGCTTAGGGAGCTTAAGTGCCTTATACACATTAAAAGTGATTTCCTCATCATCAACTCTTATCTTCAACTTTCCTTCCCTCACATCAATAATCGCTCCACCAATAGCTAAGAACAGTCGCCCACAATAATAGGCACTCCCTCATCCGCCTCGTAATCAAGAACAATAAAATCAGCAGGAAGAATAAACTTTCCCACTCGAACTAACACATCCTTAATAATTCATTCTGGCATCACTAGTGACCTATCTGCCAACTTTAAAGTGATTGTAGTCGGTCTAAGGACCCCCAATGCGAGTCGCTTGAACAATGATTatggcatcaaatttatactagCCCCTAAATCACACAGGGCTCTACCAACTTTTTATTTCCCAAGAGACAGAGGAATTGTGAAACTTCCAGGatccttcaacttaggaggaAGATTATTCTTAACTCTAGCACTACACTCTTCAGTAAGTGCAACTATTTCAAACTCTATATGTCTTCACTTGTTTGCCACAATATCTCTGAGATACTTTGCATACTTAGGCACTTACTGCAAAATTTCCACCAAAGACGAATTCACACGCACTTAGCTCAAAATGTCTAAGAATTGCTTGTACTTAGCATCATCTTTTTGCTTCTGCGGTCTTTGTAGAAATGGAGGTGTTGGCCTTGTCACAATTACTGGCTCTAATCTTTCGCTCTCTTTCTCattctcctcaactggctgaGGAACTAATTCTCCTTCAAGGCTAGCCGTATACTTCTTTTTCTTGGAACTTCTTCTAATACTCTTCCATTTCTCAAGGTAACTGCATTGACTTGAGTTTTAGGATTAGATTCAGTATCACTAGGAAGAGCCCCAGCTGGCCGATTATTTTGAGCAAGGGCAACTTGCCCCATTTGTCGCTTTAAATTTTGAATGGTTGTATCCTGATTCTGATTATCAACCATAATTTTCTTGAGCATCTCCTCAATATTACCCATCGAATTTGCAGACTGATCAGCTTGTGGTGGTCTATATTTCTGTTGAGGAACTTGTGGCATGTACTGATTCTGCACACCTTGATTTCCACCCCAAGAAAATTTTAGGTGGTTCCTCCAGTTAGGATTATAAGTGTTCTTATACTGATTTGCCTGGCCTCGATTTGCATTACCCACAAAATATATAGACTCTGGATTGGTTGGGCATAGATTTCTAGTGTGACCTTCTCCACACACTTCACAAAATATCTGAACTTGTTGTACTAGCTGAGCTTGTTGCTTATTAATAACCAAGGTCATCTTAGTGACTTGGTTGGCCAATGTGGCAACCTGCGCTGATAATGCATAAACAACGTCTAACTCGAGGACCCCTGCAGATTTTTGAACTGTGTGTCTGCCCATCTCTCCTTGCCAGTTAGGATTTCTTTTGGAGAATTTATTCAATAATGCATACATTTCATCAAAGCTTTTCTCCAATACTTGACCTCCCGATGCAGCGTCCACCACAACTTTTGTCTCTGGATGTAGCCCTTCTATGAAGGTATGAGCCAACACTTCATTTGTCTGGGTGTGATGAGGACAATCTTTGAGCAGCCCATTGAACCTCTCCCAGGCTGAATATAAagatctccccccccccccccacttctATTTAAATGCTATTGTCTCACTTCTGATCTTTGCAGTTTTGCATGAAGGAAAGAACCGTGCCAAAACTTTTCTTGCCAGATCATTCCATGATGTAATGGAGTTATCTGGTTCTGCCTTCAACCACCTTTTTGCTTCACCCAACAGAGAAAACGAGAACAGTGTGAGCCTGACATAGTCTGGAGTGACTCTGTTAGTGACataagtatcactaatctccaagAAGTTCAGAATGTGTTGCTGTGGATCCTCGTGTGGAAGACCCATAAACtgcctgtcacgatccaaaatccatctagtcgtaatggcacctaacccaaccccctaggtaagccaactaacaattatctaatttaataagATTGATCAAgcgaagaaatgataatacaactgcttttatataataatttcctaaggactagtagtacaaatcatgagattcTAAGATGTAGATTTTTACAAAAGTGAATTGAGATAATTACAATGTCTGTTTGAAATGTAATAAATagaattcgaatctaatgctaccaaggacaagtgatagccataactggaatgcaggaacatcttcaaatccagctcccgccgtacgcagcaacatcagcatccagcatctacatgcaaggtgcataagtgtagtatgagtacaactgaccccatgtacttaataagtaacaaacctaacattaggttgaaagttgtgacgagctggaacaaagatCGGATTCCCACACtaatagccaacaatagttcataacaacataatgaaaGTGCTAAAAGAAGTACTCAGAGATATAGTGCTCAGCTCATTCCAAATTTCGGTAAATTAGGCAtgcctttcaagtataacagtaaaacccaaatcttttaccgaaagctCCAAAacatgagtaagtttgtaaaactgAGATTTTCTTTCCAAACCTTTTCCAcatgtaaatgtttcattatcgaatggcatgaggaaagtacatctctatgcctacatgtcaatgtgtatgagaagtcatgagtgacgtgataccatacagcatgagaaaaatgcatctctatgtctgTATGACAAGTTCGCAAGTCGCATGCAAtacaacatagtgaacaaccatatgcatactctcagagtatcagtccactcagtcctcccaatcactcagtcctcccaatcgcttggCACTCGCaatcgcactcgcactcaataggtacctgcacctactgtggatgtgcagactccggaggggcaattctagcccaagcgctataataagccaatcatggcatgaatcaaataaacatgctacggcgtgtatcctgatcccataaatatcctcacaatcaggccttcgggctcacaagaatcatgataatcagcccaaacagtgaTGATATATTGTATAAATAAATGACAACGGAAACGAAGATATGACATGCAATTAATAGTTGTGACTAAGTGCGTTATTTCAAATTAAGTAAATAGTTCAACATGTAATGtgatctctgtgggtcccaacagtaccaacatatagcctaagcatgatttctaacatgacttgcagcttaatttctctaacacatgaggAATAtacagttaacaacaagattattcaactatacagttccatggaattgactaaatcacaattcacacggtgcacacccacacgcccgtcacctagcatgcgcgtcacctcaacatcaatcacatagcacgtaattcggggtctcataccctcagcaccaagtttagaagtgttacttacctcgaccaagccaaatccaatgccgagcaagccaaacgatgctccaaaaatgccattcgcacgtaccgacctctgaacggctcgaaactagccaaaagtaactcaaatacatcaaataatgcctaaggaaataatttcaaatgataaaggtcgaatccttaAATTCAAAAGCCTAAAATCGACCAAAAAGACAAACTCAGGCCCGCGCCTCGCAACacgatgaaacttataaaatccgacaacccattcaattacgagtccaaccatactagtttcacccatATCTGACtccgaattgatgttcaaaactcaaaaactcactctatgaaactttaggctaaaacccccaatttctctttacaattcataatccaaatgcaaaaatcgaaggtagattcatgaaatatgatcaaaagcgaatagagaacacttaccccaaaccaCGTGgtgaaaatcacttcaaacatcgcctcaatccgagccccaaatc containing:
- the LOC138905800 gene encoding uncharacterized protein; this encodes MGLPHEDPQQHILNFLEISDTYVTNRVTPDYVRLTLFSFSLLGEAKRWLKAEPDNSITSWNDLARKVLARFFPSCKTAKIRNCPHHTQTNEVLAHTFIEGLHPETKVVVDAASGGQVLEKSFDEMYALLNKFSKRNPNWQGEMGRHTVQKSAGVLELDVVYALSAQVATLANQVTKMTLVINKQQAQLVQQVQIFCEVCGEGHTRNLCPTNPESIYFVGNANRGQANQYKNTYNPNWRNHLKFSWGGNQGVQNQYMPQVPQQKYRPPQADQSANSMGNIEEMLKKIMVDNQNQDTTIQNLKRQMGQVALAQNNRPAGALPSDTESNPKTQVNAVTLRNGRVLEEVPRKRSIRLALKEN